The following coding sequences lie in one Bos indicus isolate NIAB-ARS_2022 breed Sahiwal x Tharparkar chromosome 12, NIAB-ARS_B.indTharparkar_mat_pri_1.0, whole genome shotgun sequence genomic window:
- the KCTD4 gene encoding BTB/POZ domain-containing protein KCTD4, whose amino-acid sequence MERKINRREKEKDYEGKHNSLEDADQGKNCKSTLMTLNVGGYLYITQKQTLTKYPDTFLEGIVNGKILCPFDADGHYFIDRDGLLFRHVLNFLRNGELLLPEGFRENQLLAQEAEFFQLKGLAEEVKSRWEKEQLTPRETTFLEITDNHDRSQGLRIFCNAPDFISKIKSRIVLVSKSRLDGFPEEFSISSNTIQFKYFIKSENGTRLVLKEDNTFVCTLETLKFEAIMMALKCGFRLLTSLDCSKGSIVHSDALHFIK is encoded by the coding sequence ATGGAGCGTAAAataaacaggagagaaaaagaaaaggactatGAAGGGAAACACAACAGCCTGGAAGATGCTGACCAGGGAAAGAACTGCAAATCCACTCTGATGACCCTCAACGTTGGTGGATACTTATACATCACTCAGAAACAAACACTGACCAAGTACCCAGACACTTTCCTTGAAGGTATAGTCAATGGAAAAATTCTCTGCCCGTTTGATGCCGATGGTCATTATTTCATAGACAGGGATGGACTCCTCTTCAGGCATGTTCTAAACTTCCTACGAAATGGAGAACTTCTACTGCCCGAAGGGTTTCGAGAAAATCAACTTCTTGCACAAGAAGCAGAATTCTTTCAGCTCAAGGGACTGGCGGAGGAAGTGAAGTCCAGGTGGGAAAAAGAACAGCTGACAcccagggagaccactttcttggAAATAACAGATAACCATGATCGCTCACAAGGACTGAGAATCTTCTGTAATGCTCCAGATttcatatcaaaaataaaatctcgCATTGTCCTGGTGTCCAAAAGCAGGCTGGATGGCTTTCCTGAGGAGTTTTCTATATCGTCAAATACCATTCAATTTAAATACTTCATAAAGTCTGAAAATGGCACTCGACTGGTACTGAAGGAAGACAACACCTTTGTCTGCACCTTGGAAACTCTTAAGTTTGAGGCCATAATGATGGCCTTAAAGTGTGGTTTTAGACTGCTGACAAGCCTGGACTGCTCCAAAGGGTCAATTGTTCACAGCGATGCACTTCATTTTATCAAGTAA